In one Pseudomonas sp. Bout1 genomic region, the following are encoded:
- a CDS encoding 2-hydroxyacid dehydrogenase, translating into MNNRRAVFLDHPSLDLGDLDLTGLRAIFSELSLHQQTTPQNIIERLQGAQVAISNKIALNAETLAACPELKLILVTATGTNNVDLDAARAHGVTVSNCQGYGTPSVAQHTIMLLLNLATRLNDYQRDVQAGLWQQAKQFCLLDHPIVELEGKTLGLLGHGELGGAVARLAEAFGMRVILGAIPGRPARTDRVPLDELLAQVDALTLHCPLNEHTRDFIGARELALLKPGAFIVNTARGGLINEQALADALRSGHLGGAATDVLSVEPPVNGNPLLAGDIPRLIVTPHNAWGSREARQRIVGQLIENAEGFFSGAPLRVVS; encoded by the coding sequence ATGAACAATCGTCGCGCCGTCTTCCTTGATCACCCTTCCCTGGACCTCGGGGACCTGGACCTCACCGGTTTGCGGGCCATCTTCAGCGAACTGAGCCTGCACCAGCAGACCACCCCGCAGAACATTATCGAACGCCTGCAAGGCGCGCAGGTGGCCATCAGCAACAAGATCGCGCTGAATGCCGAGACCCTGGCGGCCTGCCCTGAATTGAAACTGATCCTGGTCACTGCCACCGGCACCAACAACGTCGACCTCGACGCGGCCCGCGCCCATGGCGTTACCGTGAGCAATTGCCAGGGTTACGGCACGCCGTCGGTGGCGCAGCATACGATCATGCTGTTGCTCAACCTGGCGACGCGCTTGAACGACTATCAGCGGGATGTGCAGGCGGGGCTCTGGCAACAAGCCAAGCAGTTCTGCCTGCTGGACCATCCGATCGTCGAGCTGGAAGGCAAAACCCTCGGCCTGCTGGGCCATGGTGAACTGGGCGGTGCCGTTGCGCGCTTGGCTGAAGCCTTTGGCATGCGCGTGATTCTCGGGGCCATTCCTGGCCGCCCGGCCCGCACCGATCGCGTGCCGCTGGACGAGCTGCTGGCGCAGGTCGACGCGCTGACCCTGCACTGCCCGCTCAACGAGCACACCCGCGACTTTATCGGTGCCCGTGAACTGGCGCTGCTCAAGCCGGGCGCGTTTATCGTCAACACCGCGCGCGGTGGCTTGATCAATGAACAGGCCCTGGCAGATGCCTTGCGCAGCGGGCACCTGGGCGGCGCGGCGACCGATGTATTGAGTGTGGAACCGCCGGTGAATGGCAACCCGCTGCTGGCCGGCGACATTCCGCGGCTGATCGTCACGCCGCACAATGCCTGGGGCAGCCGCGAAGCCCGGCAGCGGATCGTCGGCCAATTGATCGAAAACGCCGAGGGCTTTTTCAGCGGCGCCCCGCTGCGCGTCGTCAGTTGA
- a CDS encoding class I SAM-dependent methyltransferase, whose protein sequence is MDPRSEVLLRQAELFQGDVLLVGLPADDLLGRLPNAHGWSWHAGDQAALDARFAERSQFGVNVPERSFETAVVFLPKSKELTDYLLNAVAARLPGKELYLVGEKKGGIESAAKQLNPFGKPRKLDNARHCQLWLVTVANAPEPVELESLAQVFEVPLAEGPLKVVSLPGVFSHGRLDRGTALLLEHLDKLPSGHVLDFGCGAGVLGAAVKRRYPHNTVTLLDVDAFAAASSRLTLAANGLEAEVLTGDGIDAAPMNLNTILSNPPFHVGVHTDYFATENLLRKAAKHLAKGGELRLVANSFLKYQPLIEEHLGVCAIKAEGQGFRIYRAKRG, encoded by the coding sequence ATGGATCCGCGCAGTGAAGTACTGCTTCGCCAGGCCGAACTTTTTCAAGGCGACGTGCTGCTGGTGGGCTTGCCCGCCGACGACCTGCTGGGCCGCCTGCCCAATGCCCATGGCTGGAGCTGGCACGCCGGCGACCAGGCGGCACTGGACGCGCGCTTTGCCGAGCGCAGCCAGTTTGGGGTGAACGTGCCCGAGCGTTCGTTTGAGACGGCGGTGGTGTTCCTGCCCAAGTCCAAGGAGCTCACCGACTACCTGCTCAATGCCGTAGCCGCACGTTTGCCCGGCAAAGAGCTGTATCTGGTCGGGGAAAAGAAAGGCGGCATCGAAAGCGCGGCCAAGCAACTGAACCCGTTCGGCAAACCGCGCAAGCTCGACAATGCGCGGCATTGCCAGTTGTGGCTGGTGACGGTGGCCAATGCTCCCGAGCCGGTTGAGCTGGAAAGCCTGGCGCAGGTGTTCGAGGTGCCACTGGCTGAAGGCCCGCTGAAGGTAGTGAGCCTGCCGGGCGTATTCAGCCACGGTCGGCTGGATCGCGGCACTGCGCTGCTGCTGGAACACCTGGACAAGTTGCCGAGTGGTCACGTGCTGGATTTCGGTTGTGGTGCGGGCGTGCTCGGCGCGGCGGTCAAGCGTCGTTATCCGCATAACACCGTCACGCTGCTCGACGTGGATGCCTTCGCCGCTGCCAGCAGTCGCCTGACATTGGCGGCCAATGGTCTGGAAGCAGAGGTATTGACTGGCGATGGCATCGACGCCGCGCCAATGAACCTGAACACGATTCTGAGCAACCCGCCGTTCCATGTCGGGGTGCACACCGATTATTTCGCCACCGAGAACCTGCTGCGAAAAGCAGCCAAACATCTGGCAAAAGGCGGCGAACTTCGCCTGGTTGCGAACAGCTTCCTGAAGTACCAACCGCTGATCGAAGAGCATTTGGGCGTGTGCGCAATCAAGGCAGAAGGCCAGGGTTTCCGCATTTACCGTGCCAAGCGCGGCTGA
- a CDS encoding TMEM165/GDT1 family protein, translating to MLDSLLVPTAIVALAEIGDKTQLLALILAARFRKPWPIIAGIVAATLANHAAAGAVGAWFGSFFSDAVLHWILAASFCATALWTLVPDKLDDDEASTSRKFGPFLTTLIAFFLAEIGDKTQIATVMLAAQYPELWLVIIGTTLGMLIANVPVVLAGNFAADKLPLTLIRRLAATAFFILAIVAVYKAMQSSGWI from the coding sequence ATGCTGGATTCCCTGCTCGTCCCTACCGCAATCGTTGCCTTGGCCGAAATTGGCGACAAGACGCAACTGCTCGCACTCATTCTCGCTGCACGCTTTCGCAAACCCTGGCCGATCATCGCCGGCATTGTTGCCGCGACCCTGGCCAACCATGCGGCCGCCGGTGCCGTGGGGGCCTGGTTCGGGAGTTTCTTCTCGGATGCGGTGTTGCACTGGATCCTCGCGGCGAGCTTCTGCGCCACGGCGCTGTGGACCCTGGTGCCCGACAAGCTCGACGATGACGAAGCCAGTACTTCACGCAAGTTCGGGCCATTCCTGACCACGTTGATCGCGTTCTTCCTCGCAGAAATCGGCGACAAGACCCAGATCGCTACTGTGATGCTCGCGGCGCAATACCCGGAACTGTGGCTGGTGATTATCGGCACGACCCTGGGCATGTTGATTGCCAACGTGCCGGTGGTACTGGCGGGGAATTTTGCCGCAGACAAATTGCCGCTGACGCTGATTCGTCGACTGGCGGCTACGGCATTCTTCATCCTGGCCATTGTTGCGGTGTACAAGGCCATGCAGAGCAGCGGCTGGATCTAA
- a CDS encoding M48 family metallopeptidase, which translates to MKKTVAVCALGAAVLLAGCQSVNTTSGGAVGVERKQYMFSMLSSQEVDQMYAQSYQQTLGEASGKGLVDKTSANAKRVQAIANRLIAQAPTFRPDAAQWKWEVNLIKSDEMNANCGPGGKIFVYSALIDNLKLTDDELAAVMGHEIAHALREHGREAMSKAYGIEMAKQGAGALFGLGQDSMALADTVANYGMTLPNSRSNENEADLIGLELSARAGYNPNAAITLWNKMAKASEGSPPEFMSTHPASSSRIASLEAAIPKVMPLYQQAKKS; encoded by the coding sequence ATGAAAAAGACAGTGGCGGTATGTGCATTGGGCGCGGCGGTATTGCTCGCCGGTTGCCAGTCGGTCAACACCACCAGCGGCGGCGCGGTTGGGGTGGAGCGCAAGCAGTACATGTTCAGCATGTTGTCGAGCCAGGAAGTCGACCAGATGTACGCGCAGTCGTACCAGCAGACCCTGGGGGAGGCCAGCGGCAAAGGCCTGGTGGACAAGACCAGCGCCAACGCCAAGCGTGTGCAGGCGATTGCCAACCGCTTGATCGCCCAGGCGCCTACGTTCCGGCCGGATGCGGCACAGTGGAAGTGGGAAGTGAACCTGATCAAAAGTGACGAGATGAACGCCAACTGCGGGCCTGGCGGCAAGATCTTTGTCTATAGCGCGCTGATCGACAATCTCAAGTTGACCGACGATGAACTGGCCGCGGTGATGGGCCATGAAATCGCCCACGCCTTGCGTGAACACGGCCGCGAAGCCATGTCCAAGGCCTACGGTATCGAGATGGCGAAGCAGGGTGCCGGTGCGTTGTTCGGCCTGGGGCAGGACAGCATGGCGCTGGCCGATACCGTGGCCAACTATGGCATGACCTTGCCCAACAGCCGCAGCAATGAAAACGAAGCAGACCTGATCGGCCTGGAGTTGTCGGCCCGTGCCGGTTACAACCCGAACGCGGCGATTACCCTGTGGAACAAAATGGCCAAGGCCTCGGAAGGCTCGCCACCGGAGTTCATGAGTACTCACCCGGCCTCCAGCAGCCGGATCGCCTCTTTGGAAGCGGCAATTCCGAAGGTGATGCCGTTGTATCAGCAGGCCAAAAAGTCCTGA
- a CDS encoding SOS response-associated peptidase, producing the protein MCGRYALFRWNPTFAGLPGFPADQQAQWNISPNDSVLIQRLSEGQHTLARARWGLTPPWLTDLSRTPAHARAETLAEQPMFREAFRQRRCLLPANGFYEWRGTQRKRPYWLTPGEGSTLFFAAIWEAYPVQEQVWLSTAVVTQAAQSQRRPLILDAAGQAAWLNPETPLHTLQALLASEPTALRERVLANMVNDPKLNGPECLTPG; encoded by the coding sequence ATGTGTGGACGTTATGCCCTGTTTCGCTGGAACCCCACGTTTGCTGGCTTGCCGGGCTTTCCGGCCGACCAGCAGGCCCAGTGGAACATCTCTCCCAATGATTCGGTACTGATCCAGCGCCTGAGCGAAGGCCAGCACACCCTGGCGCGGGCGCGCTGGGGGCTGACGCCGCCCTGGCTGACCGATCTCTCTCGCACCCCGGCCCATGCCCGCGCAGAAACCCTGGCCGAGCAACCGATGTTTCGCGAGGCCTTTCGCCAGCGCCGCTGCCTGTTGCCGGCCAATGGTTTCTACGAATGGCGCGGCACCCAGCGCAAACGCCCGTACTGGCTGACGCCGGGGGAGGGCAGCACACTGTTCTTTGCGGCGATCTGGGAAGCGTATCCGGTGCAGGAGCAGGTGTGGCTGAGTACGGCGGTGGTGACCCAGGCGGCACAGAGTCAGCGGCGGCCGCTCATTCTGGATGCTGCGGGGCAGGCCGCCTGGCTGAACCCCGAGACGCCGCTGCACACCTTGCAGGCCTTGTTGGCCAGTGAACCCACCGCGTTGCGCGAGCGGGTATTGGCCAATATGGTCAATGACCCGAAGCTGAACGGGCCAGAGTGCCTGACGCCGGGTTAA
- a CDS encoding putative signal transducing protein produces MQRIYEPENLMEGELLQGMLESEGITAHLVGRDLLGGTGELPIYGLLALAVENDQAAYARELITAYNGAQPVPGDEPDSFPDVLVC; encoded by the coding sequence ATGCAGCGAATCTACGAACCGGAAAACCTGATGGAAGGCGAGCTGCTGCAAGGCATGCTCGAAAGCGAGGGCATCACCGCGCACCTGGTGGGGCGTGATTTGCTCGGAGGCACTGGCGAGCTGCCAATCTACGGCCTCCTGGCGTTGGCGGTTGAGAACGACCAGGCCGCCTACGCCCGTGAGCTGATCACCGCCTACAACGGTGCGCAGCCGGTGCCGGGGGATGAACCCGACAGCTTCCCCGACGTGTTGGTCTGTTAG
- a CDS encoding CPXCG motif-containing cysteine-rich protein produces MEEESYECPYCGEVATALLDLSGGDQEYIEDCPVCCRPIVFDLQVHDGEWMLNVRSENE; encoded by the coding sequence ATGGAAGAGGAGTCGTACGAATGTCCTTATTGTGGCGAGGTCGCCACGGCGTTACTGGATCTGTCGGGGGGCGATCAGGAATATATAGAAGACTGCCCGGTGTGCTGCCGGCCCATTGTGTTCGACCTGCAGGTTCATGACGGCGAATGGATGCTCAACGTGCGCAGCGAGAACGAATAA
- a CDS encoding 1-acyl-sn-glycerol-3-phosphate acyltransferase, whose amino-acid sequence MGEFDTIRPYNDSEVPAVLARLFSDKAFLDILTHFRFPRFAGAFGWLLKPMIAHKLRREFAGVTTVATLQDKVEFYVDHTIERATDGVTYTGVEQFKSGSAYLFLANHRDIVMDPAFVNYAVYHAGLPTPRIAIGDNLLQKPFVSDLMRLNKSFIVHRSITGRKEKMAAYQLLSAYINHSIRNDCQSIWIAQAEGRAKDGDDRTESAILKMFHMSRKDEPFAEVIQSLNLTPVSISYEYDPCDAAKARELYIRATTGTYSKAPGEDDVSIALGITGYKGRVHVNFAPPITEAFEDTKLLAIEMDRQILGGYRLFPVHYLAYAQWSDADPHLQVPSAAEVFPADELAKAKAEWERRLNACPAEHRPYLVLQYATPVRNQYRVKAGIAL is encoded by the coding sequence ATGGGCGAATTCGATACCATCCGACCTTACAACGACAGCGAAGTCCCGGCGGTGCTGGCCCGACTGTTCAGTGACAAGGCCTTTCTGGACATCCTGACCCACTTTCGCTTCCCGCGCTTCGCCGGCGCGTTCGGCTGGCTGCTCAAGCCAATGATCGCCCATAAACTGCGCCGTGAGTTCGCCGGCGTCACCACCGTGGCCACGCTGCAGGACAAAGTCGAGTTTTACGTCGACCACACCATCGAGCGCGCAACCGACGGCGTGACCTACACCGGCGTCGAGCAGTTCAAGTCCGGCAGTGCCTACCTGTTCCTGGCCAACCACCGCGACATCGTGATGGACCCGGCCTTCGTCAACTACGCCGTGTACCACGCCGGCCTGCCGACGCCACGCATCGCCATCGGCGACAATCTGCTGCAAAAGCCGTTTGTCAGCGACCTGATGCGCCTGAACAAGAGTTTCATCGTGCACCGCTCGATCACCGGGCGCAAAGAGAAGATGGCGGCGTACCAACTGTTGTCGGCCTACATCAACCATTCGATTCGCAACGACTGCCAGTCGATCTGGATCGCCCAGGCTGAAGGCCGCGCCAAGGATGGGGATGATCGAACCGAGTCGGCGATCCTCAAGATGTTCCACATGAGCCGCAAGGACGAGCCGTTCGCCGAGGTCATCCAGTCGCTGAACCTGACGCCGGTGTCCATCAGTTACGAGTACGACCCGTGCGATGCCGCCAAGGCCCGCGAGTTGTACATCCGCGCCACCACCGGCACCTACAGCAAGGCGCCCGGGGAAGATGACGTGAGCATTGCCCTGGGCATCACCGGCTACAAGGGCCGGGTGCACGTCAACTTCGCGCCGCCGATCACCGAGGCATTCGAAGACACCAAGTTGTTGGCCATCGAGATGGACCGGCAGATTCTGGGCGGTTATCGATTGTTCCCGGTGCATTACCTGGCGTACGCCCAATGGAGCGACGCCGACCCGCACTTGCAGGTGCCGAGCGCAGCCGAGGTGTTCCCGGCGGATGAGTTGGCCAAGGCGAAAGCCGAGTGGGAGCGACGCCTGAATGCCTGCCCGGCCGAGCACCGGCCGTACCTGGTGCTGCAATACGCAACGCCGGTGAGGAATCAGTACCGGGTTAAAGCGGGGATCGCCCTGTAA
- a CDS encoding YajG family lipoprotein: MLQRLLFGLITVTSLTLVGCAHSPQQLSPQPKITTQLAPVGHGQPVSVRVVDGRPSPTLGTRGGLYPETSAITVTGADVLPKLQAQAEAAVRLLGFTPANSPGAPQLTITLAELKYQSPKEGLYVTEATIGATFKSDVTAGTRRYSGRYGASLDQRFGMAPNQETNTKLVSDVLSDALTRLFKDPSIGQLLSSQ; encoded by the coding sequence ATGTTGCAACGCCTGTTGTTCGGTTTGATCACTGTGACCAGTTTGACCCTGGTTGGCTGCGCCCACAGCCCGCAACAACTCAGCCCGCAACCGAAAATCACCACTCAGTTGGCGCCTGTTGGCCATGGCCAGCCGGTGTCGGTGCGTGTGGTTGACGGGCGTCCATCGCCGACCCTCGGCACCCGTGGCGGGCTGTACCCGGAAACCAGCGCCATCACCGTGACCGGTGCCGATGTGCTGCCTAAGTTGCAAGCCCAGGCCGAAGCGGCTGTGCGCCTGCTGGGCTTCACCCCGGCCAACTCGCCCGGCGCTCCGCAATTGACCATTACCCTGGCCGAGCTGAAGTATCAGTCGCCCAAGGAAGGCCTGTACGTGACTGAAGCCACCATCGGCGCAACCTTCAAGTCTGATGTCACCGCCGGCACCCGTCGCTACAGCGGCCGCTATGGTGCCTCCCTGGACCAGCGCTTCGGCATGGCGCCGAACCAGGAAACCAACACCAAGCTGGTCAGCGACGTGTTGAGCGATGCCCTGACGCGTCTGTTCAAGGACCCGAGCATCGGCCAACTGCTTAGTTCCCAGTAA
- the mqo gene encoding malate dehydrogenase (quinone), protein MAHNEAVDVVLVGAGIMSATLAVLLKELDPGLKLEVVELMDSGAAESSNPWNNAGTGHAGLCELNYTPQAGDGSIDIKKAVHINTQFEVSKQFWAYLTKKGTFGSSKSFISPVPHLSFVQGEKGVSFLKKRFETLSQHHAFSDMHYTEDRSEMAEWMPLMMPGRPLDEKIAATRVMNGTDVNFGALTNQLLSHLTSAPDAQVKYSKRVTGLKRNGAGWTVSIKDVNSGNSRDVDAKFVFLGAGGAALPLLQASGIEESKGFGGFPVSGQWLRCDNPEVVKHHQAKVYSQAAVGSPPMSVPHLDTRVVDGKKSLLFGPYAGFTTKFLKHGSFLDLPLSIRAGNIGPMLAVARDNMDLTKYLVSEVRQSMEQRLESLRRFYPEAKAEDWRLEVAGQRVQIIKKDPKKGGVLQFGTELVAAKDGSLAALLGASPGASVTVSIMLELIERCFPEKTAGEWATKLHEIFPAREKVLETDAELYRKINTQNNISLELVEQSSETESYA, encoded by the coding sequence ATGGCGCATAACGAAGCAGTCGACGTAGTACTGGTAGGTGCGGGCATCATGAGTGCCACCCTCGCCGTACTGCTCAAAGAGCTCGACCCCGGCCTCAAGCTGGAAGTCGTTGAGCTGATGGATTCGGGTGCCGCGGAAAGCTCCAACCCGTGGAACAACGCCGGTACCGGCCACGCCGGGCTGTGTGAGCTGAACTACACGCCGCAGGCGGGCGACGGCTCCATCGACATCAAGAAAGCCGTGCACATCAACACCCAATTCGAGGTGTCGAAGCAGTTCTGGGCCTACTTGACCAAGAAAGGCACCTTTGGCTCGTCCAAGTCCTTTATCAGCCCCGTGCCGCACCTGAGCTTCGTGCAGGGCGAAAAGGGCGTGTCGTTCCTCAAAAAGCGCTTTGAAACCCTCAGCCAGCACCATGCGTTCTCGGACATGCACTACACCGAAGACCGCAGCGAGATGGCCGAGTGGATGCCGCTGATGATGCCCGGCCGCCCGCTCGACGAAAAAATTGCGGCCACCCGCGTAATGAACGGTACCGACGTCAACTTCGGCGCCCTGACCAACCAGTTGCTCTCGCACCTGACCAGCGCGCCGGACGCCCAGGTCAAGTACAGCAAGCGCGTCACCGGCCTCAAGCGCAACGGCGCCGGCTGGACCGTGAGCATCAAGGACGTCAACAGCGGCAATTCCCGTGACGTGGACGCCAAGTTTGTGTTCCTCGGCGCCGGCGGCGCGGCCCTGCCGCTGCTGCAAGCCTCGGGCATCGAAGAAAGCAAAGGTTTTGGCGGTTTCCCGGTCAGCGGCCAGTGGCTGCGTTGCGACAACCCGGAAGTGGTCAAGCACCACCAGGCCAAGGTCTACAGCCAGGCCGCCGTAGGTTCGCCACCAATGTCGGTGCCGCACCTGGACACCCGCGTGGTCGACGGCAAGAAGTCCCTGTTGTTCGGACCATACGCCGGCTTTACCACCAAGTTCCTCAAGCACGGCTCGTTCCTCGACCTGCCCCTGTCGATTCGCGCCGGCAACATCGGCCCGATGCTGGCCGTGGCCCGGGACAACATGGACCTGACCAAGTACCTGGTCAGCGAAGTGCGCCAGTCCATGGAACAGCGCCTGGAATCCCTGCGCCGCTTCTACCCTGAAGCGAAAGCCGAAGACTGGCGCCTGGAAGTGGCTGGCCAACGGGTGCAGATCATCAAGAAAGACCCGAAGAAAGGCGGCGTGCTGCAATTCGGTACTGAACTGGTTGCGGCCAAGGACGGTTCGTTGGCCGCCCTGCTGGGCGCATCCCCGGGTGCTTCGGTGACTGTTTCGATCATGCTGGAACTGATCGAACGCTGCTTCCCGGAAAAAACCGCCGGCGAGTGGGCGACCAAGCTGCACGAGATCTTCCCGGCTCGCGAAAAGGTCCTGGAGACCGATGCCGAGCTGTATCGCAAGATCAACACGCAGAACAACATCAGCCTGGAACTGGTTGAGCAGAGCAGCGAGACCGAAAGCTACGCTTGA
- a CDS encoding PA4642 family protein → MRKDKKQLIGDEIGDEQIKLFLNFEPVDATSPSLHKLVKAYRGLRIDDFERFLGFFKEAGLDLDGKDEHGLTFVDVIKDQRHAADYIELIEQARG, encoded by the coding sequence ATGCGTAAAGATAAGAAACAGCTGATTGGTGATGAAATCGGCGACGAGCAAATCAAGCTGTTCCTGAATTTCGAGCCGGTAGACGCCACATCGCCGTCCCTGCACAAACTGGTCAAGGCTTACCGTGGCCTGCGCATCGACGACTTCGAGCGTTTCCTGGGCTTTTTCAAGGAGGCCGGCCTGGACCTCGACGGCAAGGACGAACATGGCCTGACCTTCGTAGACGTGATCAAGGACCAGCGCCACGCTGCGGATTACATCGAGTTGATCGAACAAGCCCGCGGCTGA
- a CDS encoding WbuC family cupin fold metalloprotein, whose translation MASFLDQTLFAELAEKAAQSPRGRHHHNFHQMEEPCHRMAVGMQPGTYVPPHRHLSADKAETLLVLKGSLGLLIFSETGEVLAKRVMQPGGECQGVDLPPGVFHGLVVLEPDTLMFECKAGPYRPVSEGELASWAPREGDAEVAEYQRWMLAQFD comes from the coding sequence ATGGCCAGCTTTCTTGATCAAACGCTGTTTGCGGAGCTGGCCGAAAAAGCGGCCCAGAGCCCCCGTGGCCGGCATCACCATAACTTCCACCAGATGGAAGAGCCGTGCCACCGCATGGCGGTGGGCATGCAGCCCGGCACTTATGTGCCGCCGCATCGCCATCTGAGTGCCGACAAGGCGGAAACCTTGCTGGTGCTCAAAGGCAGCCTGGGGTTGCTGATTTTCAGCGAGACCGGCGAGGTGCTTGCCAAGCGCGTGATGCAGCCCGGCGGTGAATGCCAGGGCGTGGATTTGCCTCCGGGTGTGTTTCACGGCCTGGTGGTGCTGGAGCCCGATACCTTGATGTTCGAGTGCAAGGCCGGACCGTATCGACCGGTGAGCGAGGGTGAGCTGGCCAGTTGGGCTCCCCGTGAAGGCGATGCTGAAGTGGCCGAGTATCAGCGCTGGATGCTTGCCCAGTTCGATTGA
- a CDS encoding hypoxanthine-guanine phosphoribosyltransferase, with protein sequence MSADLEHIRQIMREADCLYTEAQVEEAIAKVGAHISREMADTNPVVFCVMNGGLIFAGKLLTHLQFPLEASYLHATRYRNETSGGDLFWKAKPEVSFIDRDVLIIDDILDEGHTLGAIIDFCKHAGARKVHTAVLIDKDHDRKARPDLKADYVGLPCIDRYIFGYGMDYKGYWRNANGIYAVKGM encoded by the coding sequence ATGTCCGCTGATCTCGAGCATATCCGTCAAATCATGCGCGAGGCTGACTGCCTGTACACCGAAGCGCAAGTCGAAGAGGCCATCGCCAAGGTCGGCGCGCACATCTCCCGCGAAATGGCCGACACCAACCCGGTGGTCTTTTGCGTGATGAACGGTGGCCTGATTTTCGCCGGTAAGCTGCTCACTCATCTGCAATTCCCGCTGGAAGCGTCCTACCTGCACGCCACCCGCTATCGCAATGAAACCAGCGGCGGCGACCTGTTCTGGAAAGCCAAGCCGGAAGTCTCGTTCATCGACCGCGACGTGCTGATCATCGATGACATCCTCGATGAAGGTCACACCCTGGGTGCGATCATCGATTTCTGCAAACACGCCGGCGCACGCAAAGTGCACACCGCCGTGCTGATCGACAAGGACCACGACCGCAAGGCTCGCCCGGACCTGAAGGCCGACTACGTGGGCCTGCCGTGCATTGACCGTTACATCTTCGGTTACGGCATGGATTACAAAGGCTACTGGCGTAATGCCAATGGGATCTACGCCGTTAAAGGTATGTAA
- the upp gene encoding uracil phosphoribosyltransferase — MPIREIRHPLIRHKLGLMRRADISTKNFRELAQEVGALLTYEATKDLPLENYEIAGWCGPVQVEKIAGKKITVVPILRAGIGMLEGVLSLIPGAKVSAVGVARNEETLQAHTYLEKLVPEIDERLAMIIDPMLATGSSMVATIDLLKKAGCKDIRAMVLVAAPEGIAAVEKAHPDVLIYTASIDERLNEHGYIIPGLGDAGDKIFGTKQKDA, encoded by the coding sequence ATGCCCATCCGTGAGATCCGCCACCCGCTGATCCGACATAAACTCGGCCTTATGCGCCGCGCCGACATTAGCACGAAGAACTTCCGTGAGCTTGCTCAGGAAGTCGGAGCGCTGCTCACCTACGAGGCAACCAAAGACCTGCCCCTGGAAAACTACGAGATCGCCGGTTGGTGTGGTCCCGTGCAGGTCGAGAAAATCGCCGGCAAGAAGATTACCGTGGTGCCCATCCTGCGCGCCGGTATCGGCATGCTCGAAGGCGTCCTCAGCCTGATCCCGGGCGCCAAGGTCAGCGCCGTGGGCGTGGCCCGCAACGAAGAAACGCTGCAGGCCCACACCTACCTGGAAAAACTCGTACCGGAAATCGACGAGCGCCTGGCGATGATCATCGACCCGATGCTCGCCACCGGCAGCTCTATGGTTGCGACCATCGACCTGCTGAAAAAAGCCGGCTGCAAGGACATCCGCGCCATGGTGCTGGTGGCCGCTCCCGAAGGCATCGCCGCCGTCGAGAAAGCCCACCCGGACGTGCTGATCTACACCGCGTCGATCGATGAACGCCTGAACGAACACGGCTACATCATCCCGGGCCTGGGCGACGCCGGCGACAAGATCTTCGGTACCAAGCAGAAGGACGCGTGA